A window of the Euzebya pacifica genome harbors these coding sequences:
- a CDS encoding iron ABC transporter permease yields MAPVFSVLTRRQLGLLLGAVVLLAVVVLCSLAFGARSVPVTEAWRSLVDPDPTSSDHLVVRDLRVPRTIVGLAVGGALGLAGTVMQGLTRNPLADPGVLGVNAGAAVGVVVAINVFGIGSALGWMGFAMAGAAGASLVVHLLGARGRHASPATLALAGAAVAAMLTAVTTAILLLDQRTLDQFRFWVVGSLTGGEDRVLAAVSPFLVAGVVLALLLGPTLNALGLGDDVAVSLGHRIEVARALGLLAVVLLVGSAVSIAGPIGFVGLVVPHVARSLGGPDHRWLLPASIVLAPLLLVGADVVGRLVVRPGELQVGIVTALLGAPFFVALVRRRRLVES; encoded by the coding sequence ATGGCTCCCGTGTTCTCCGTCCTGACCCGCCGCCAGCTCGGGCTGCTCCTCGGCGCCGTCGTTCTGCTCGCCGTCGTCGTCCTCTGCAGCCTTGCGTTCGGTGCCCGCTCCGTGCCCGTCACCGAGGCCTGGCGATCCCTGGTGGACCCCGATCCGACGTCCAGCGACCACCTCGTCGTGCGCGACCTGCGCGTGCCCCGGACGATCGTGGGACTGGCCGTCGGTGGGGCCCTGGGCCTTGCCGGCACCGTCATGCAGGGCCTGACCCGGAACCCGTTGGCGGACCCCGGGGTGCTGGGCGTGAACGCGGGTGCGGCGGTCGGCGTCGTGGTGGCCATCAACGTCTTCGGCATCGGCTCGGCGCTGGGCTGGATGGGCTTCGCGATGGCCGGGGCCGCTGGTGCGTCCCTCGTCGTGCACCTGCTGGGCGCCCGCGGACGACACGCCTCCCCCGCAACGCTTGCGCTGGCCGGCGCGGCGGTCGCAGCCATGCTCACCGCCGTCACGACGGCGATCCTGCTGCTCGACCAGCGCACCCTCGACCAGTTTCGCTTCTGGGTCGTCGGATCCCTCACCGGCGGGGAGGACCGGGTGCTGGCCGCCGTCAGCCCGTTCCTGGTCGCCGGCGTGGTCCTCGCCCTGCTGCTGGGCCCGACGCTGAACGCGCTTGGGCTCGGGGACGACGTCGCCGTCTCGCTCGGGCATCGCATCGAGGTGGCTCGCGCCCTCGGGCTGCTCGCCGTCGTGCTGCTCGTCGGTTCGGCGGTGAGCATCGCCGGACCGATCGGGTTCGTCGGGCTGGTCGTCCCGCACGTGGCGCGAAGCCTCGGCGGTCCGGACCATCGCTGGCTCCTCCCGGCCTCCATCGTGCTCGCGCCGCTCCTGCTGGTCGGCGCCGACGTCGTCGGCCGTCTCGTCGTCCGCCCGGGCGAGCTGCAGGTCGGCATCGTGACGGCCCTCCTCGGCGCGCCGTTCTTCGTGGCCCTGGTCCGCCGACGCCGGTTGGTGGAGTCGTGA
- a CDS encoding FecCD family ABC transporter permease codes for MTDLLDRAEATSVRAPSRAVIRIGPLSWRVERRLAWTSLALLGVLLGIFALSMVLGDYPVPLADIPAAVLGQGPDDIRFVVKTLRLPRALTGVLVGAAFGLSGALLQRVTGNVLASPDIVGITAGASAAAVALIVIGATSVATVTLGALAGGIVVAALVYALAWRQGVDGYRLVLVGIGLSSASMAVVQYLLTRADLTDASQAMVWLTGSLNGRSWDHVVPITLVLAVLVPPTLLGGRSLRALQLGDDAARQLGLRVETARGLLVLASVLLAAVAVAAAGPVAFVALAAPAIASRVTGSGGVALVPAMVVGACMLLGADLVAQHLLGGLPVGVATAMVGAPYLLYLLSAATRFGVTR; via the coding sequence GTGACCGACCTCCTCGACCGAGCGGAGGCGACCTCGGTGCGGGCGCCGTCGCGGGCCGTGATCCGAATCGGCCCGCTGTCCTGGCGCGTCGAACGCCGGCTCGCGTGGACCAGCCTCGCCCTGCTCGGCGTCCTCCTCGGGATCTTCGCCCTGTCCATGGTGCTCGGGGACTATCCGGTACCGCTGGCCGACATCCCCGCCGCCGTGCTGGGGCAGGGGCCGGACGACATCCGCTTCGTCGTCAAGACCCTCCGGCTCCCACGTGCGCTGACCGGTGTGCTGGTCGGGGCCGCCTTCGGGCTCTCCGGTGCCCTCCTGCAGCGGGTGACGGGCAACGTGCTGGCGAGCCCCGACATCGTCGGGATCACGGCCGGCGCGTCGGCGGCGGCGGTCGCCCTCATCGTGATCGGGGCGACCAGCGTCGCCACCGTCACCCTCGGGGCCCTCGCCGGCGGCATCGTCGTGGCGGCCCTGGTGTATGCGTTGGCCTGGCGGCAGGGCGTCGACGGCTACCGGCTCGTGCTCGTCGGCATCGGCCTGTCCTCGGCGTCGATGGCCGTGGTCCAGTACCTCCTGACCCGCGCCGACCTGACCGACGCCAGCCAGGCGATGGTGTGGCTGACCGGCAGCCTCAACGGGCGCAGCTGGGATCACGTCGTGCCGATCACCCTCGTCCTGGCCGTGCTCGTCCCCCCGACGCTGCTGGGCGGGCGCTCGCTGCGCGCGCTGCAGCTCGGGGACGACGCCGCCCGGCAGCTCGGCCTGCGGGTCGAGACCGCACGCGGGTTGCTCGTCCTCGCGAGCGTCCTGCTGGCCGCCGTCGCCGTGGCCGCGGCCGGCCCCGTCGCCTTCGTCGCCCTGGCCGCACCGGCGATCGCCAGCAGGGTCACCGGCAGCGGTGGGGTCGCCCTCGTCCCGGCCATGGTGGTCGGCGCGTGCATGTTGCTCGGCGCCGACCTCGTTGCCCAGCACCTCCTGGGCGGCCTGCCGGTCGGCGTCGCGACCGCCATGGTCGGGGCGCCTTACCTGCTGTACCTGCTCTCGGCCGCCACCCGCTTCGGAGTGACCAGATGA
- a CDS encoding ABC transporter ATP-binding protein codes for MTASPSTVSHRRQADGRAGSADVVASDGPLVAKGVSLAYDDRLVVDGLDVVVPGGRVTVIVGANACGKSTLLRGLARLLRPSSGTIHLDGQDIHRMPTKEVARRLGLLPQAPIAPSGITVADLVGRGRHPHQRWYAQWSDADEAAVGEALAATGTTDLADRAVDELSGGQRQRVWIAMALAQQTPVMLLDEPTTYLDLAHQIEVLDLLAALNRTHGRTVVLVLHDLNQAARYGDHLIAMQGGRIVVEGPPSAVVTAERVEEVFGLPCRIITDPVSDTPLVVPLGAAHRR; via the coding sequence ATGACCGCATCTCCCTCGACCGTGAGTCACCGACGCCAGGCCGACGGACGGGCCGGTTCGGCCGACGTCGTCGCGTCCGACGGACCGCTCGTCGCCAAGGGGGTGTCGCTGGCCTACGACGACCGCCTCGTCGTTGACGGGCTCGACGTCGTCGTGCCCGGCGGTCGGGTGACCGTGATCGTGGGCGCCAACGCCTGCGGGAAGTCGACGCTCCTGCGTGGCCTTGCCCGGCTGCTCCGCCCGTCGTCGGGGACCATCCACCTGGACGGGCAGGACATCCATCGGATGCCCACCAAGGAGGTCGCACGCCGGCTCGGCCTGCTGCCGCAGGCCCCGATCGCGCCGTCGGGTATCACGGTGGCCGACCTGGTCGGACGGGGCCGCCATCCGCACCAGCGCTGGTACGCGCAGTGGAGCGATGCCGACGAGGCGGCGGTGGGCGAGGCCCTGGCCGCCACCGGGACCACTGACCTTGCCGACAGGGCCGTCGACGAGCTGTCGGGTGGGCAGCGGCAACGTGTCTGGATCGCGATGGCCCTGGCGCAGCAGACCCCCGTCATGCTGCTGGACGAACCGACGACCTACCTGGACCTGGCCCACCAGATCGAGGTGCTGGACCTGCTCGCGGCCCTGAACCGGACGCATGGCCGAACGGTGGTCCTGGTCCTGCACGACCTGAACCAGGCGGCACGGTACGGCGATCACCTGATCGCGATGCAGGGCGGGCGCATCGTCGTGGAGGGCCCACCGTCGGCGGTCGTGACCGCCGAGCGCGTCGAGGAGGTCTTCGGGTTGCCGTGCCGGATCATCACCGATCCGGTGTCGGACACGCCCCTCGTGGTCCCGCTCGGCGCCGCCCACCGGAGGTAG
- a CDS encoding siderophore-interacting protein: MSTPTSAEVEPVIRTLLTRVVAAEDVHRALRRVTLTGPALADLDLPGPDAFFHLLLPPPGRSDLTVDESFSWEAHAATPARDRAVGAYYTVWDHRPDRAELDVLMVLHGDEGDGSAWAARARPGDPVAIWGPRTTFHPPADADRWVLCADETGTPAAGRALRARPPGMPALLLAETDSPSTRQPLLDTGDAEVRWLYRNGAPAGSTTLLEDALAAERLTPDVFVWAAAEHRTVDALREVARTARVAGTHRSLLAYWRLTTAR, encoded by the coding sequence GTGTCGACACCGACATCCGCCGAGGTCGAGCCGGTGATCCGCACGCTCCTGACCCGGGTGGTGGCTGCAGAGGACGTGCACCGGGCGTTGCGCCGCGTCACCCTGACCGGGCCGGCGCTCGCAGACCTCGACCTCCCCGGCCCCGACGCCTTCTTCCACCTCCTCCTGCCCCCACCCGGCCGGTCCGATCTCACCGTGGACGAGTCCTTCTCGTGGGAGGCCCACGCGGCCACCCCGGCACGGGACCGGGCCGTCGGCGCCTACTACACGGTCTGGGACCACCGACCCGATCGCGCGGAGCTCGACGTCCTGATGGTCCTGCACGGCGACGAGGGGGACGGCTCTGCCTGGGCTGCCCGTGCACGACCGGGGGACCCGGTGGCCATCTGGGGCCCGAGGACCACGTTCCATCCGCCAGCGGATGCGGATCGGTGGGTCCTCTGCGCCGACGAGACGGGCACGCCAGCGGCCGGCAGGGCCCTCCGCGCCCGGCCGCCCGGCATGCCAGCGCTCCTCCTGGCTGAAACCGACTCCCCGTCGACACGCCAGCCCCTGCTGGACACCGGGGACGCAGAGGTCCGCTGGCTGTACCGCAATGGGGCCCCTGCCGGTTCGACCACGCTGCTGGAGGACGCCCTGGCAGCCGAGCGGCTGACCCCCGACGTGTTCGTCTGGGCGGCTGCCGAGCACCGAACCGTGGACGCCCTCCGGGAGGTGGCCCGGACCGCCCGTGTGGCCGGGACCCATCGGTCGCTGCTTGCCTACTGGCGGTTGACGACGGCCCGCTGA
- a CDS encoding iron-siderophore ABC transporter substrate-binding protein, with protein sequence MSASRFRRVPAPIVAVLLAVLVAACGTSASTSEDSADSSSSSSSSSASSTATGSVPAEDTESVFPVTIEHQFGETVVPSEPERVVSVGFNDQDDLLALGVVPVGIRDWYGEQPFAVWPWAVEALGDAEPAVLSPAELDFEAIAALDPDLIVGVSSGMTDQDYGLLSAIAPTVAQSADFVAYGTPWQDRALRIGAAIGRLDEAEQQVDAIEARLADIRAEHPSFDGASAAVAFAFDGQPGAYASEDGRARLLADMGFVTPEVYDEIAGDQFYASFSAEQTDLLDTDVIVWVTAGPEDDAAIRDMALRDTLTAVREGREVFLDTETAGAFSFGSLLSLPALLDSLVPQLEAAVDGDPATEVPPSAFAESSSDAAAVDDEEAGAETAEPVTFEDDDQAAAASAWSLVFDSTAPAAEKGAHLEDADAVGGTLEAYASAGDAVGGIAMHPTAVVVDGDTAEITYDVLFGGSPAYRGQTGTLGRADGVWQVPTTELCTFMASARVPCEQ encoded by the coding sequence ATGAGTGCATCTCGTTTCCGCCGTGTCCCCGCCCCCATCGTGGCCGTCCTGCTGGCCGTCCTCGTGGCCGCATGCGGGACCTCCGCGTCAACCTCCGAGGATTCCGCCGACTCCTCGTCGTCTTCGTCCTCCTCGTCCGCAAGCTCGACGGCCACGGGCTCGGTGCCCGCCGAGGACACCGAGTCGGTGTTCCCGGTCACCATCGAGCACCAGTTCGGCGAGACGGTCGTGCCGTCGGAGCCCGAACGGGTCGTGTCGGTCGGCTTCAACGACCAGGACGACCTGCTCGCACTCGGCGTGGTGCCGGTCGGCATCCGCGACTGGTACGGCGAGCAGCCGTTCGCCGTGTGGCCCTGGGCGGTCGAGGCACTCGGCGATGCCGAGCCTGCGGTCCTCTCCCCCGCGGAGCTGGACTTCGAGGCGATCGCGGCGCTGGACCCCGACCTGATCGTCGGGGTGTCCTCGGGCATGACCGACCAGGACTACGGCCTGCTGAGCGCGATCGCCCCGACGGTCGCGCAGTCCGCTGACTTCGTCGCGTACGGCACCCCATGGCAGGACCGCGCGCTGCGAATCGGTGCGGCCATCGGTCGTCTCGACGAGGCCGAGCAGCAGGTGGACGCCATCGAGGCTCGCCTGGCCGACATCAGGGCGGAACACCCGTCCTTCGACGGGGCGTCCGCAGCGGTGGCCTTCGCGTTCGACGGGCAGCCCGGTGCCTATGCCAGCGAGGACGGTCGCGCCCGCCTCCTGGCCGACATGGGCTTCGTGACCCCCGAGGTGTACGACGAGATCGCCGGTGACCAGTTCTACGCGTCCTTCTCCGCCGAGCAGACCGACCTGCTGGACACCGACGTCATCGTCTGGGTCACCGCAGGTCCCGAGGACGACGCCGCGATCCGCGACATGGCCCTGCGGGACACCCTGACCGCCGTTCGGGAAGGCCGCGAGGTCTTCCTCGACACCGAGACCGCCGGCGCCTTCTCCTTCGGCAGCCTCCTGAGCCTGCCCGCGCTGCTGGACAGCCTCGTGCCCCAGCTCGAGGCCGCCGTGGACGGGGACCCCGCCACCGAAGTCCCGCCGTCGGCGTTCGCCGAGTCCTCCTCCGACGCAGCTGCCGTCGACGACGAGGAGGCCGGCGCCGAGACGGCCGAGCCGGTGACCTTCGAGGACGACGACCAGGCCGCGGCCGCCTCGGCCTGGTCGCTGGTCTTCGACTCCACTGCGCCAGCGGCCGAGAAGGGCGCGCACCTCGAGGACGCGGATGCGGTCGGCGGGACGCTGGAGGCCTACGCGTCGGCTGGGGACGCGGTCGGCGGGATCGCCATGCACCCCACTGCCGTCGTCGTGGACGGCGACACCGCCGAGATCACCTACGACGTCCTGTTCGGGGGCAGTCCCGCCTACCGAGGTCAGACCGGGACCCTCGGCAGGGCCGACGGGGTGTGGCAGGTCCCCACGACCGAGCTGTGCACCTTCATGGCCTCCGCCCGGGTTCCCTGCGAGCAGTGA
- a CDS encoding CBS domain-containing protein → MTVRQWMANDPVVVEPTTEVHQARATMQRNGIRHLPVVQEGMLVGIVSDRDVRIDEGSLAECGSLDGVKAVSGHGRDVASVMAASVHHIGPDASVGDAARVMMSRHISAVPVVEDGRLVGIITTTDCLLAALTADPDLGSAATPSD, encoded by the coding sequence ATGACCGTGCGGCAGTGGATGGCCAACGACCCGGTGGTGGTCGAGCCGACCACCGAGGTCCACCAGGCCCGGGCGACGATGCAGCGCAACGGCATCCGCCACCTCCCCGTCGTGCAGGAGGGGATGCTCGTCGGCATCGTGAGCGACCGCGACGTGCGGATCGACGAGGGATCCCTCGCCGAGTGCGGATCCCTCGACGGGGTGAAGGCGGTGTCCGGCCACGGCCGGGACGTCGCGTCGGTCATGGCCGCATCCGTCCACCACATCGGTCCTGACGCAAGCGTCGGTGATGCCGCTCGCGTGATGATGTCGCGGCACATCAGCGCCGTCCCCGTGGTCGAGGACGGCCGGCTGGTCGGCATCATCACGACGACCGACTGCCTGCTCGCGGCCCTGACGGCGGACCCCGACCTCGGTTCCGCGGCCACACCGTCGGACTGA